One region of Agrobacterium tumefaciens genomic DNA includes:
- the dksA gene encoding RNA polymerase-binding protein DksA, producing MSEKIDLSKYVLSEDDEFMNANQRAYFRAKLVAWRNDILREARETLGHLAEESANHPDLADRASSETDRAIELRARDRQRKLISKIDSALQRIDDGTYGYCEETGEPIGLKRLDARPIATLSIEAQERHERREKVYRDE from the coding sequence TTGAGTGAGAAGATCGATCTTAGCAAATATGTGCTCTCGGAAGACGACGAGTTCATGAATGCAAACCAGCGTGCCTACTTCCGCGCGAAGCTGGTGGCCTGGAGAAACGACATCCTGAGAGAAGCGCGCGAGACCCTCGGACATCTCGCCGAAGAAAGCGCCAACCATCCCGACCTAGCCGATCGGGCATCTTCGGAAACTGACCGGGCGATCGAACTTCGCGCCCGTGACCGCCAGCGCAAGTTGATCTCCAAGATCGACTCTGCCCTTCAGCGGATTGATGACGGCACTTACGGTTACTGTGAAGAAACGGGTGAGCCTATTGGCCTCAAGCGCCTCGACGCACGACCGATAGCGACCCTGTCCATCGAGGCGCAGGAACGTCACGAGCGTCGTGAAAAAGTCTACC